The nucleotide window gggtcttgtcaaggtcacacagcttatcAGGGCAAAGCCAGGGCCACCTTTGGAACCCCAATTGTCTGACTCCTAGGTTGGTGTTAGCGTTCTGTTCTAACTTAAGGCCCAGAAATGAGTACATGTGATTAAACAATTCAGAAAATATAGGCAGGCACAAATGGAAATTGCAATCAGATACAATCTCAGTGTGGATTATATTTATGTAGCATTAAGAATGTGAATATATTATGTATGCTATTTGGTGGGGGTCCCACAACAACATCTGGAggacttctttcctcttttccctctttaataTGATTTGAAAAGGCAGCATGGTGGTCCGTAGTGTGGATAAGCCATTTGATTGAAGCCAGTTCTGTAAAGTGGACATCAAGCCCTCTCTGGGATATTTTGCTATTAGACGCGATGCTTATCCATCTGGCATCATTGTCACGCATCAGATCACTGCCTTGGGCTAGATTCCCAGAGTTGGAattggtaataataatagcagttcAAGGATTTTATTGAGCTGGGTTGGGGGGATGGAGATAGTGGTGTGAGGACGCTTGGAAAAACACTGAGGGGATTTTCTGGGAGGCCATGGACAAAGCTCAAGGAGACTTGGGAAGGTAGGATGGGGCTTAACGGGTCAGTGGTTAAagagccctctccctctcccctcctccctcccctcctctcccctctcctctcctccccccctcccctaccctcttccctcctccctccctccctccctccctccctttgaggaaggaggagaggcgAGAACTTGGCTTATacctgtatatttttatattttgccttaTACTGTATCTTGAATTTACTTTCTTATGCATGAGAGTGGACTTTTCTGCCATTTCCCCCAGAGACCGCCTACAAATGCTTTGTGACATTACCTGCGCTTGGCGCTTGAGGCCTAATGTTTTACCTGTGGTTTTGTTTGAATAGAGACAAAGTGCTCTGCTGGAATCCAAGGAGAGGCAGGGTGGCCACTCCCAGCGTTTCAATCCTAGAGCCTAGAAGCATCTGGCTGGCCAGGTGTCTGGACTGCCCACGTAGCAGGCCACACTGAGTCACTCCAGTAGTGGCATGACGTTCCTGAGCTCTGCAGTGGGTGCgatggggggagggagctgaGGGTGTGGAAGAGCGTGGGAGCAAGGACTTGatggtcctgggggtggggggctggtcCTGGGGACATGCCCGTGTATGGCAGCAGCTACTGTGACCATGAGCATAGAGCTGTCACTTACAGAATGCCTAATAGGAGTCACATGCCTAGACTTTATCATCTTGTCCTTCAGCGCCCCTGTGAGACAGGTACTGtatccctattttataaaaaaggaaactgggACTCAGAGAGGCTGAGCGCCTTGCCTCAGGTCCCACAGCGAGGACGGTGTGGAATGGGACGCATTCCCAGGACTGCTTGCTCTGTGCTCTAGGCCCTGACACAGTTATAGATGAGCTGAGAGCCGTCCTGATTGCCCAGGGCCTGCTTGGCTTTCCTGGAATCCGCCATAGCCCGTCTCCTCCGTTCCTCCAGGGAGAAGCTGGGCAGTGTGGAGTCGGTTTATATCATCGACCCCGAAgatgtggcccttctctttaaGTTCGAGGGTCCCACTCCAGAACGATTTTGCATCCCGCCCTGGGTGGCCTATCACCAGTATTACCAGAGACCCCTCGGCGTCCTGTTGAAGTGAGTCCTGGGCCATCTTCCCCcggggggctggagggagacGACAGAGAGCTGCGGCAGGGGCACGGCTGGGCCTTTCTGGCTGGTCCTCTAGGCAAATCCCAGGCATCTTCCTGTCCCCATAAAACAGCGGACAGGGAATTAGTCTGCCAGCCTTCAGGAAGTGCTCAGGATGAAGGTGGTAACGAGTAAATGAAGACCTAGAAAAGCTCTCCTTGGTTGGTTCACTCATTAAGTCCCatcttattgagcacctactatgtgccaggctctggggtaCAGTGACAAGTAGGGCAGGGCCCGCTACCACGAGTCTACAGGGAGAAACATAGACACACGACTTGTCTACAGTGAGAAACGCAGACAAGTCAGTGTATTTAAGTGTAATGGATGCCATATTCTACCAAATCGctcatcaaaaatttaaaatgtgtgtgtcaGGGGTTGCTGAGGGTGCAGAGACGAGAGCTCTCGTAGCTTGCTAGTGGGCGTGAACACTGGGGCCCCATTTCAGAAAATGGCTGGACATTCCCTCCTGCCATTGGATATTCACCTACGTACAAGACAGCAGTTCTGCGCTTGGGGACGGACTCCAAAGAATGGGGTCCGGAGGGGACAGGAGCTAGAGTGTTTGCAGCAGGGCTGTTCCTAACAGCCAAGCCCAGGAAACCAGCTAAGCGCCCAACGGgagtgagagtgagtgagcgGGGGCCCACACCAGTCAAAGTGGATGGACTCAGTGACCAGCCACGATCCAGACAATACTTAGAAATATAAAACTGAGTAGAAAAAGCAAATCATGACAACCTTTTTAAGAAGTTGAAAACGAGTATACAGTTTTTAAGAGTATGTTTTGGAATAGCTATAGATCGGATAAAGCTATACACAAAAGCAAGCAAGGGGGTCGGGCTGGTGGTCCCCTTAGCCAGGGAGGCAGCAGATGGGAGGACCAGGTGAGCGCATCTAAGTTACTGTCAAGTTCTAGTTTTCATGTTGCCTGGTGAGCCTGTGGTGACATCCTTATAAACAGGCAAAGCCCTCAAACTACAAAGAGGGCTTAGCATGGACCTACTTTTGAGTTGGGCTGTAAACTGAGGTTTACCATCAACCCAGTTCAGGGCACCtgaggtccccccccccccccccccgccgcggATGTCAGTAACGGGACCCGTTGGGGGAGCGGAGGAGGAGAGATGGGTCCATTGTGTCTGTGCAGGGCCAGCAAAGGTGACATATCGAGAGGGGCGGGCACTGAATGGCAGGAGCCGAGCATCAgccaggagaaaggggaaggcagCCCACAGAGAGGCAAACGGAAGAGGATTTGAAAGTTACTTAGAGGCTCTAAGAGTAGGAGTTCCTGGCCACAGCAGCggcagagggagtggaggaggggtgggggtttcgttctccctcaccctctttcTTCCTATCCCCTCCACCAGGccaggcagcagctgggaggtgggaggcccAGGGTGTTGGGGGTGGAAGTGAGTGCAGGGCTCTGAGCTGTGGCTCAGCCGAGTCAGCCCCTTCTGTGTTTGCCAGCCGTGGGGTCTGTGACCATCAGGGCCTGAGGGCCTGTGTTTTCTCAGGAAGTCAGGAGCTTGGAAGAAAGACCGGCTGGCCCTGAACCCGGAGGTGATGGCTCCAGAGGCCATAAAGAGCTTCATCCCCCTGCTGGACCCAGTGTCTCAGGACTTTGTCAAAGTCCTGCAGAGGCGCATCAAGCAGCAGGGCTCTGGAAAGTTCTCAGGGGACATCAGTGATGACCTGTTTCGCTTCGCCTTTGAGTGTAAGGGGCTTATATCTACCTGGCAGTGGTCTTGCGGGTGGGAGAACGCAGCCTCCTACCTTAAGACCCAGCATGGACTCTGAAGGAGCATTGGGGTTGGCTTCTGGGATGAGCTGCTGGAcacagcctctgcctctctctcgcCTGGGATGTTGACCTCTGAGgtctgggaggggaagggaggattGGGTGGTTAATCTAAACTGGGCATTTGAGGATGCGTAGGAGTTTTACAGATAGGGTAAGGAGGTCAGGCAGtatgggcagagggaacagtacaTGTGAAGGCCTCGTGGCTTGATGGGGATCATGTGATCACCGCAGGAGCTTTGGGATGCCCAGAGTTTGGTATGCAATTAACATTCAAATTCCTGACCCAGTAGGCAGGACACACTTGGGGTGGTTGTGACTTCTTAGGTCTAGCCAGAGTGGATCATGGATGGCTAACCGGGGATTTGTGTTCCCTAGTCTTCCGTCTGACCTCTTTCAGGAAATAGCCGATTTGGTCAGTTATGGATGAGAAATGTCTCTTGCCAGGAGGAAAGCCCAGAGGCCGCTTGGGGTGCTAGTggaagggtggggggagcagtTTCAGCCCCTCCCGGGTGCTTTCCCGGCTCTGCTGGGGACTCTGCTTCCCACCATGCTTTGTAGGGTCTTCCACATGCCCCTCTGAAGGACCTGAGTCATTGCCAGAAGGCAGTTCTCCTTAGCCCTGCAATTTCAGCCTTTGGGGacttaggcctcagtttctttactgAAGGAGTCTGAGGTTGGGTGCGGGATATCCTAtgtgttggtgggggtgggggtggggtctctGGGAGCTGAGACCCTCAGATGGCCAGGTTGGAAGGggctcttctgccttcctctgcagCCATCACCAACGTCATGTTCGGGGAACGCCTGGGGATGCTGGAGGAGAGAGTGGACCCTGAGGCCCAGCGGTTCATTGACGCGGTCTACCAGATGTTCCACACCAGTGTCCCCATGCTCAACTTCCCTCCAGACCTGTTCCGTCTATTCAAGACCAAGACCTGGAAAGACCATGTGGCTGCATGGGATGTGATTTTCAATAAAGGTGAAGGCTGCATCCTGGGTAGCCAAGTCTAGGGGCCAGGAGAACCCTGTCTGCCTCAGAGGGTGGGAAACCCAGGCCTGggactggggagagagagagaagaaagaagcctctgccctctggcaggcagggaggggaggtagggaggCTTCAAAACCCCTGGCCATGGTGGGCTAAAGGCTGGCTGTTGGAGATAGATTTTTCTGGAGAAAGAGGATCAGAGACATTCCTCATATTCTTCAGAGGAACCCAGGATCCCCAGGGGGTTCAGGACCAGTGCTTCAGACACCGCTGTGCTTGGTGACAGATTAGGACTTTGGTGGGAGAGATCGGTAAGGCAGGGTGCAGAATGCTGACGGGTGTGCCGCTGACGCCAGACCTGGAGTCAAATCCACTTTGCCCCTGACATCccaatgaccttgggcaagtcactacCCTCTAGgacttctgtttccttatctgtaaaatggggaagacATCACTTACCCCCTGGAGCTGTGGTCAGGAATTAGATGGCCGCGAAGGGCCTAGCAGAGAGTGTGTGCTCAGGAAAGGGGCCGCTAGAACGCTGGGCTCCTGAATCCCCAGTCCTCCGTCCTGCCTCTcaccttccctcccacctgcagAGAGCTCACTTCTTTTCCCCTCCTGCACAGCTGAGATCTACACCCAGAACTTCTACTGGGACCTGAGGCACAAGAGAGACGTCAACAATTACCCAGGCATCCTCCACCGCCTCCTAAAAAATAACAAGCTGCTCTTTGAGGATGTCAAGGCCAATATCACGGAGATGTTGGCCGGGGGTGTGGACACGGTGAGGCGGTCCCCCGGCACGTCCGGGCccttcctgggccctgggccccttCCCTGCCAGTCCACCTCGTCCCCTGGAACCCTACCCACGTGGGGTGGGTCTCCCTTTCCTGGTTGCATTTCTTAAATCCTCATCTCCTGGAAGGGTGAGGTCACATCCGGCACCCACGGAGCATGCCTGGAGGCCGAGCCgccattttctctttgcttgtgaGAAGGGAGAGAGTTGGTGTAGGTGGTGGGGTTGTGCGTGGGGTCTGTAAGGGAGAAGCCCTCTCCTCGCAGGTGGAGGACACAGCACACACTCAGttcaggaggcaggcaggccctCAGAAGAGCTGGGAGCCAGTGGAATTTGCCCCGGGGTCTCCTTGCTGTCTCCCATCCCCCCCTTCCAGACCTCAGTCCCCCACGCCAGCCTCAGTGCCTGAAGGCCTGCTCTGTCGTGCCTCCCTCCACAGGCAGGACAGTACCCCAGAAACTTCTGGAATGTCAAAACGTCTCTGGCCTGCGTACCTCCCTTTTTCCAGTATCAGGCTGCTGTGAGAGTGAGGGTTAATGGTGTAGTGTTTATTGGCTGGGATTCAGGCACTGAGACTACAAAGATGAATGTAAGAGACCTCAAATGTCCCAAACAGCTCAGAGAGGAAGGGCATATTAGCGTGCTGGGGCTGTCAGAGCAAGGTCCCACACACCAGGTGGCTTAACAAACAGAAACTTGTTTTCTCGCTGGGtaggtttcttctgaggcctctcatGGCTTGTGGATagctgtcttctccctctgtcttcacgCGGTCTGTGGGCATGCCTGTGTCCTAATCTTGTCTTCTTATAAACATTCCAGTCCTATGAGTTAGGGCCCACCCATAGGACCTCCCTCATTTTACCTTAGTTTGCTCCGTAAAGGGCCTTATCTTCCGATACAGTCCATTGTGAGGTACtggggggttaggactccaacatgtGAGCTTGGTGGGCCACGACTCCTCCCGTGACAAGGAGGCAGCGTGCGCACAGATGACCACCACAGCGTGGTATAGGGCCGGACGGCCAGGCAAGTGCCCGGGACCAAGGGTgctgagaagaggggagagggaacgTGGCCTTGTAGGACAGGGAGAGGGCGCCCTACAGGAGCTGAAATTCAGCTTGTGTCTTGAAGGCTTTGGCGGGAGTAGAGAGGAGCAGGAGAGTTTCCGGACCAGGGAGAAGCCGCTGTCAAAGCCCCCGTGTTAATCTTCTTTCCTAGGTGTCATCTTTCTGTTGTGCTGACAGAGGAGTGTTGGTCTATGGGACAGGCTGCAGACGAGTCTTTGAGCATATTTTAAACATTGTCAGTTATGTAGAAGACATCTCCCAAACGGCTCACCAGCACCAAAGCTGTCATCCTTAGGCAACATTTATGAAGTCTGTCCTATATGGCAGGCAGGGGCCTAAGCTTTCACATGTACACGCATTGAGTATTCACAAACAACGCTGGGAGATACGTTACTGTTATCCCTCagttttagatgaggaaactggggcacagagaggttaagctacttagtcaaggtcacacagccaggaactTATTTTGACTACTTTATTAAACAAATATCTCCTGAGTACCCACTCTGTGTCAGGTCTTGGAGGAAATAAGACAAATACACACGTTTGCTCCGAGCCTTAAAGAAAGAGTATGTCCTTACTTCCTGGTTTGGGGAGGGGAATTCTAGAAAGAGGGAATGGCACGAGGAAGATTTCTGGGCTTCAGTAGCTGCGTGTAGCTCGGTGCAGCTCGAACATGAGGTGCATGTTGGAGAGAGGGGAGCAGTGGGGCTGGGAGCAGTAGGCAGGTGTTGGGGGGCCCCGTGGGTCAGGCATGAGCTTCTGGGGCCAGGTAAGGGTTTTAAGCTGAGAGGTGACTACATGGCATTTTTTCCCGAGTGCTCCTGCTGGAAGAAAGAGAGTGTCTAAACTCCTGGATAAATATATGATCCTTGGTAAAATGACATGTCCTGGCTGTAGGAGGGAGGGCGGCTTCAGCCTGGGTCCCACCATTGAAGAATCTGGGGCTATGGGGCTTGGTGAGTGCTCCTTATACCTCCGGTGTAGGGCTCATGGTCACTGTCTCCGGCTAATACCGAGACAAGCTGGTTCGTCTCGGAATACGCTGCACGCTAATTTCAACACCGATGGGGAAACAGGTCTGGCCGTTCTGGTTTCAATATCTTTGGGCCTCACTTTCCTTTATGCTCCCACAGGCAAATGCTGAGGTTTGGGGAAGGTCTAGCGGGAGAGGGGTGGAATGGTAGTCATTCAGGAGTACAACCGTTACAGAAGTAGGATTTGGCTTCCAAAGCCCGCTGGGAGTCCTCTGGAAGAAGGCATTGGCTGTATGGGTGACTCTACTGGCTGAGGAAACAGGTGGGCTCTGGTGACGTCAAGGATGAGGACAGGGACAAGTGCTGCCCCAGACATTCCTGCCCAGGTGGTGAGGAAGGCTTTTTTGGACTTTGGCCTTCAGAGCTGTGTTTTGCTTTTGCGGATGGTCGGCTCTGGGTACAGGGACGAGGGTGGGCAGAGAttcttggaaatgaaaatttagcACGGGTTCAGAGGCCTCAGGAGTGACAGGTCCTCCCTGTCGTCCACACCACCCACACGCGGCCAGACGTCCGTGACTCTGCAGTGGCACCTGTACGAGATGGCACGCAGCCTGAGAGTTCAGGAGATGCTGCGGGAGGAGGTCCTGGCCGCCCGGCGCCAGGCCCAGGGAAGCATGAGCGCCATGCTGCAGCTGGTCCCGCTCCTCAAAGCTAGCATCAAGGAGACACTGAGGCAAGCCCGGCCCTCCTGTGCCTGCCCGCCTCATCCCCCAGATCCCTGGGCAGGGCACAAGGGAGGGGATTGGTAGCAGGTGGCAAGAAGTCCCGGGAGACagcggggagtggggagggaggaagtacGAGTACGGGTCCTGTGTCCAGAATCCCCCCCACCGCGTGTGGTAGCTGGGGCTCAGATGCCACGCGGGGTGTCTGGGCCTCAGGGCACCAGCGCCTCAATGCCTTGCTCTGGCAGACTCCACCCCATCTCCGTGACCCTGCAGAGATACCTTGAAAATGATTTGGTTCTTCGAAATTACATGATTCCTGCCAAGGTAGGTGCAGCCgagcggggcgggggcgggggcgtgTATTGCTGCCAGCTCTGCCAGACAGACAGAGGAGCCTGGGGGCAGACTGCAGTCGCACACAGACAGTGGCGATGGGGCTTTCTGGTCCCTCTGTCTTCCTGGAACTGGCTGGTGCGGTCCTTGGCAGCAGCAGTCCAAAGTGTGAACGAAGGGCAGGGTCCCGGGCATAGCATAGCGGTGATGATCTCTGGAATGCTGCCTGAGCCTGGGGTAGGAGGGAGGCGCCACGGGCTGCCTGGGTCTTGGGAGCCCTCTGCAGCTGAGCAAAGGGCAGGACAATCCCTGGGGCCATCCCCGGCCTTGAGTCTTCCGTCATGGCCACTTGATgggtgaggctcagggagggttGGGGCctttttcaaggtcacagagcaggcaGCGTCCTGCGCTGGGAAGTTGCGCAgccgggctgggggtgggaacGGGAAGCTGAGTTACGCTCCAGGCTGTGAGTAGATGAGGCCTCTGCCCACCTTGTCCCCAGACGTTGGTGCAGGTGTCCACCTATGCCATGGGCCAGAACCCCACCTTCTTCTTCAATCCGAGCAAGTTTGACCCAACCCGATGGCTGGGTAAAGACAAGGACCTCATCCACTTCCGGAACCTGGGCTTTGGCTGGGGCGTGCGCCAGTGTGTGGGCCGGCGGATCGCGGAGCTCGAGATGACCCTCTTCCTCATGCACGTGAGTCCGGCCGGGACATCGGGGCAGCCTGGGCGGGCCGTGGCCCGGATGAAGCACTGACCCTCCTACTCCCATCTCTGTCCGGAGCCCAGGGAACAGGCCTGGGGACATCTGTCTCCCATGacttgcctcctccttccccacaatTTTGGGCTAATGTACTGTTGCCTCCTCTTTTGGGCTAATCTGCTTGTTACCCACTGGTGCCCCCTGGCCATCTGTTCCCTCCACGTGGTGACAGGATGGGTATGGGGGGGGCAAGGTTTTGTAGAAGCTGAGGTGACTCAAGGGGACAAAGCCCTAGGGGTGCATTTTTAGGCACTGTGCCGGGTAAATAGGAGCTGGCAGTTGACCCCTTAGATCTCCCTGAGTCTCACGCGACAGGTGACACCTATAGGTGAACAAGCCTGGCCCCGGGGGAGacagcccctccccatctctcccctaAGCCCACCGCCTCTTTCTCAGATTCTGGAGAACTTCAGAGTTGAAATGCAACATCTCAGTGATGTGGGCACCACATTCAACCTTATCCTGATGCCCGACAAGCCCATCTTCTTCACCTTCAGACCCCTCAACCAGGACCCACCCCAGGTGTGATTAGAGAGGGTGGACACTGCCTCCGCCACCCATCAAGCCAGcaggggtgctggagggaggcCCGAGGGGTGGCACCCCTGGTGCTCTCTGCTCTTCAGTCCTTGGTACCCCTCCCCCGCTCCTTTGGGACCGGCTCTGAGAAGAGAGAGTTGGTGCTCAGTGGTCAGCTGCCCAGCTCAGCCAGGGCACCCCTCTTTCCCgccacctcttcctcctcttcgCCTGCCCAGGGACGCAATAAATGGCTGAACTACGtgaagtgttttcatttctatctGACCCCCAAGGCACCCGTCACTCCTGTGGAGATGCTCCCTGGCCTGGGTCAACAGTGGGATCTGAGCATGAATGGGGGGCCCGGGAAGCTGCACTTGAAGCCCTCCCTGCTGGGacaaccccctgcccccaaatacAGCAACTCAGGAGCCTGTAGGATCGACCTCCTTGCTGCCTGGGGTAGGGGTGAGGCAGAGCAGGCGGTGGGCTTGCCCTTGTGCGGGCAGCTACTAGAGCAGTAGGCAGAAGGGAACATGGCGGCCTGAGAGGTGTGGGCCAATCCTGGCCTCCGAGCAGGGCCACCTAATGGATGTGAGGCTCTTGCTGGGCTCTGATTGGCTGAACCTTGGGTGGGAGTTCCCTGTGGGGTCTTGAGGACTTCCTGCCAAGGCCCAGCTAGAGTTTTGGGGGAGGCTAGGGCTGAAGCCTGTGAGTAAGGGTCTGGTGTGAGGGGGCTGACCTAGAGAATAAGAGGCCAGCATGCTTTCTTTACCCCACCTGACCTTTCTCTGGGCTTCCCCGGGCCTCAGCTTCCTGTTCTAGGGAGACGTGCCCACTGTCCAAGCTCTGGGCAGTAGGCAAGAACACTGTGGCTGCGTTTTTGGTGCGTTATTTGGACTGTTTGACACTGGTCCCAATTTCAGCCCTCTTAACCCCTTCTGAGTTCCGTAACTCCTGACCTGATCGGGTGCCTGATCCCTCCCGGCCCTCTGCTAGCCAGGTCTAAGTCCTGCAGGCAGACAGGGGAGCTATTCCTGCTCAGGAAAGCGGCCCTGCCATCTTGGTCTCTTCTGCCAGCATCTGCAGGCTCTGAGTCCACTCTTGGAGCCTTTCTGCTTTTCCCTGCCATACAatcctctttcttgtctttctctctccttccagcttcctttctcttctctgggccCGAGCTGTCTTTGACTCAGAAATGTTAGAGCTGGACAGGGCCTTACCATCAAAGAAGCCAAGCTCTGCATGGGATAGATGGGggaaatggaagcccagagaggttgcTTGAGTcattcaaagtcacacagcatgCTTGTAGCTGGAATCCAGGGCTCCTGACTCTCAGTGGAGGGCTCCTTCCCTGGGCCCCGTCTGCTTTTACTGTCCCTGGCTGTATTTGGACACAACATTGGCAGCTCAGCCTAGCCCAGTTAGTGGGGTATTTCACACTATTATGTAATTGATAGCCACCGGCAGGCTTTAAGTCTTTCCCTTCCCGAGAAACAGTAtcaaaattgaaagaaaggaTTTCAGATATGAGATGCTTGGGGACAAGTGGAAAGTCCCACACTCCCTCACATTTCCCAACAGAGCTGGTCATCTCATTTCTTCTGGAGGTCTAGAAGGGCTCCTGCTTCGGAAGACCTCTTCTCCCCCGCCCTCCTGGGTCCACTATGGCCCTTGCTCTCCCAAAATGGTAGCTTCTGGGACAGGCAGGAGGCTATAGGGCTTCAGCAGAGTGCCTGGGTTCAGAGTAGGGTCCGGCAGGAGGAAGCTGGGCCCCCTTGGCTGCCCTACTCCAGGAAAGAGGTGAACGCTCACTGACCTATGGCATTTAATACAGTCATTTGGGGGGTGGAATGAGAGTCCCCAacacacagagagggaggccTGCTCCAGCTACTCGGGTCAGCTAAGACTCAGGTCTTCTCGGACTTTGAGGGCTTGCTGAGTTTAGTCTCCGAGCTGGGCATCAGGGGGTCCAGCTTCGAGGGTCGCCTGTGATCCTTGGCGTGGGCCAAGGAGTTCTGTGGTATGCAAAGCAAAGTGGGGTGAGTACGCCCCTCCCCCTGGTGAGGGAACCCATCAAAGTGCATCTTGCCTGGCAAGCCAGGCCTCAGAGGATCTGAACACAGTGGGCCATACCTTCACAAAGGGTTCCAAACCTATTTAACCACAGCAGGCCTGCCCAGTTTCTCCAAGAGCCCCCAGGTCTCAGCAGGCGAGTTTGCAAAGGCAGCCCTGCGTTCCCTGTCagcttcccacccctgccccatcaGGCCTTTCCCGGGGAATGGGAAGGAGCAGAACCCTGTCCGCTCGAGAGCAGGAGCCATCAGGGGTGTTGCTCTGGGAGGCTTGGGAGCCTGGGGCCAAGCTCGAGGGGCAGCTGTGAACAGGCCTATTTGTGCGGACGAAGCCAGCTGCATTTCTCTCTGGCACCATGCCCCCTTCCCTGGCAGGTGGGCAGCACTACAGGGGCCAAGAAGGTGCGCTCATGGGAGAGCCTTAGGGGCTCTGGAGTTGGGTGGGGGCCACAGCTACTCTGCCTGGGAGCAAACCCAGTGCTAACGTACAGCCAGTGCCAGAGCATTCCAGAGATGCCTGTGGGGGCAACCCTACATCCACGGCCATGTCCCCTTGATTCTCACCACCACCCGTGGGAAGGGGGTGATCTCGGGGGGCTTTCTATTCCCCTTGGGCAGGTGGGGCATGGAGACCAGGCCAGGGCTCCTGATGGTAACAGGGCAGAAACCGAGCACGGGTCTTCTGACTTCCAGCATGGGGCAGGTCCCCCTAGACAGTTCTTCTCAGCCCAGGGATTCGGGGTCGGGGGTGGTGGCTGCCAGCCCCACTTCCTGCACCCCACGGAGCTTGTCCAGAGAGGTCACTCACAGGCAGGTCAGTGATGACGGAGTTTGAGGGGTGCCCCAAGCCGTACTCTTGCTCCTGCAGCCGTGTAGCCAAGTCCTGCTTCTCTCGTCCCCAGCGTCGAGCTGAGTCCTCTAACTGCAGACAGACACGGAGAGGGACAGATGGGGACCCGCTGGGCAGTAGGGCCCATCCCTGCGAGCAGGGCAACCAGAGCCCGGGCAATGTGGGCTCACTGCCTTCTGGAGACATCAGGTGtgccaggggtgggtggggaggggccaaaTGACAGTCTGATTAAGACACAGATGGACCTTCCCTGAGTTCCAACAACATACTGAGCCCTGACCCTGAGCACACACTGAGCCATAACCCTGGTCACACTTGGAGCCTGACTTGGGTCAAGGGCTGCTGAGTGGTGGGCCTGCCCAGCCTGATGGACGCCTGCCTGGCTCACCTACCTGGCTTTCCAGGGATAGGATCCGGCTCTGAGCTCGTTCTAGCTT belongs to Ailuropoda melanoleuca isolate Jingjing chromosome 9, ASM200744v2, whole genome shotgun sequence and includes:
- the LOC100474049 gene encoding cholesterol side-chain cleavage enzyme, mitochondrial isoform X2, with the protein product MLAKGLPLRSVLVKGSQTFLSTMWEGPGHPRAPTGEGASISTQIPRPFSEIPTPGNNGWLNLYNFWREMGSQKIHYHQVQNFQKYGPIYREKLGSVESVYIIDPEDVALLFKFEGPTPERFCIPPWVAYHQYYQRPLGVLLKKSGAWKKDRLALNPEVMAPEAIKSFIPLLDPVSQDFVKVLQRRIKQQGSGKFSGDISDDLFRFAFESITNVMFGERLGMLEERVDPEAQRFIDAVYQMFHTSVPMLNFPPDLFRLFKTKTWKDHVAAWDVIFNKAEIYTQNFYWDLRHKRDVNNYPGILHRLLKNNKLLFEDVKANITEMLAGGVDTGTSASMPCSGRLHPISVTLQRYLENDLVLRNYMIPAKTLVQVSTYAMGQNPTFFFNPSKFDPTRWLGKDKDLIHFRNLGFGWGVRQCVGRRIAELEMTLFLMHILENFRVEMQHLSDVGTTFNLILMPDKPIFFTFRPLNQDPPQV
- the LOC100474049 gene encoding cholesterol side-chain cleavage enzyme, mitochondrial isoform X1, whose translation is MLAKGLPLRSVLVKGSQTFLSTMWEGPGHPRAPTGEGASISTQIPRPFSEIPTPGNNGWLNLYNFWREMGSQKIHYHQVQNFQKYGPIYREKLGSVESVYIIDPEDVALLFKFEGPTPERFCIPPWVAYHQYYQRPLGVLLKKSGAWKKDRLALNPEVMAPEAIKSFIPLLDPVSQDFVKVLQRRIKQQGSGKFSGDISDDLFRFAFESITNVMFGERLGMLEERVDPEAQRFIDAVYQMFHTSVPMLNFPPDLFRLFKTKTWKDHVAAWDVIFNKAEIYTQNFYWDLRHKRDVNNYPGILHRLLKNNKLLFEDVKANITEMLAGGVDTTSVTLQWHLYEMARSLRVQEMLREEVLAARRQAQGSMSAMLQLVPLLKASIKETLRLHPISVTLQRYLENDLVLRNYMIPAKTLVQVSTYAMGQNPTFFFNPSKFDPTRWLGKDKDLIHFRNLGFGWGVRQCVGRRIAELEMTLFLMHILENFRVEMQHLSDVGTTFNLILMPDKPIFFTFRPLNQDPPQV
- the LOC100474049 gene encoding cholesterol side-chain cleavage enzyme, mitochondrial isoform X3; translation: MLTGPASASGSFLGRPPELLPSPGPGPCGGRAREKLGSVESVYIIDPEDVALLFKFEGPTPERFCIPPWVAYHQYYQRPLGVLLKKSGAWKKDRLALNPEVMAPEAIKSFIPLLDPVSQDFVKVLQRRIKQQGSGKFSGDISDDLFRFAFESITNVMFGERLGMLEERVDPEAQRFIDAVYQMFHTSVPMLNFPPDLFRLFKTKTWKDHVAAWDVIFNKAEIYTQNFYWDLRHKRDVNNYPGILHRLLKNNKLLFEDVKANITEMLAGGVDTTSVTLQWHLYEMARSLRVQEMLREEVLAARRQAQGSMSAMLQLVPLLKASIKETLRLHPISVTLQRYLENDLVLRNYMIPAKTLVQVSTYAMGQNPTFFFNPSKFDPTRWLGKDKDLIHFRNLGFGWGVRQCVGRRIAELEMTLFLMHILENFRVEMQHLSDVGTTFNLILMPDKPIFFTFRPLNQDPPQV
- the LOC100474049 gene encoding cholesterol side-chain cleavage enzyme, mitochondrial isoform X4; the encoded protein is MAPEAIKSFIPLLDPVSQDFVKVLQRRIKQQGSGKFSGDISDDLFRFAFESITNVMFGERLGMLEERVDPEAQRFIDAVYQMFHTSVPMLNFPPDLFRLFKTKTWKDHVAAWDVIFNKAEIYTQNFYWDLRHKRDVNNYPGILHRLLKNNKLLFEDVKANITEMLAGGVDTTSVTLQWHLYEMARSLRVQEMLREEVLAARRQAQGSMSAMLQLVPLLKASIKETLRLHPISVTLQRYLENDLVLRNYMIPAKTLVQVSTYAMGQNPTFFFNPSKFDPTRWLGKDKDLIHFRNLGFGWGVRQCVGRRIAELEMTLFLMHILENFRVEMQHLSDVGTTFNLILMPDKPIFFTFRPLNQDPPQV